Within Thermococcus celer Vu 13 = JCM 8558, the genomic segment CACGGGCCTCCCCTCTCTTTGAAGCTGATGTGGTTCTCAGGATGCCAGTCGCGGGTGGCCACTACCAGAGCCCCCCTCTCCATGAAGGCCTTGATGTATTCGTTGCACCGGGGGATTATCCTATCCCCCTCCGGAACCGGCAGAGCACCGCCGGGCATGAAATCGCGCTGCATGTCCACAACTATCAACGCCTCCTCGGGCATTTCCATCACCGAAGATAGATTCGCGTGAGGGGTTAAAACCGTTATCTAAAGGGGCCCCGTTACGAAGCTCCGGTCAGGTGAAGGGCATCAGAACTAAAGCTCGAGCCTCTCGCGGAAGCGGGACATGTCAACGCCCTTGTCCATGCCGAAGAGGTAAGCCAGAACCCTCTCGTCGAGGTCGCCGTAGCGTTCGCGCATCGCCCTTATCCCCTCGATGACGTCCTCCACCTCCCAGCCGAGGACGGAGGCGATGTAATCCACCATCTCGCCGAAAATGTCCTCGCTTCTCTTCTCCTCGCCCAGAAGGGCCTCGTTCACGACGAGCCTCCCGTTTCGCTCTTCGATAAGGCCCCCCTCTATGGACCTCGCTATGAGCTCCTTGGCCGACTTAACGTCCATTATGCGAAGGGTGAAGGCGAGTATCCCGACGAGCTCGCTTCGCGTGAACTCAGCCGAACCCTTATGCTCAACGGCCCTCTTGAGCGGGTGCAAGCTATCACCTGACCTTTTTAGGGTTCCGGAATAAATAAACCTTTCCCGTTAACGGTTTAAACCAGTATGATCTTTGGTTTGTATAATATTGTCAAAACTCTGGTTCCATCCCGAGGTGTTCTCCGGCGTGTTTTCTTTCGATCTACATCGCTCAGGTATCCTCTTTGGGTCACTCAACCTCCGGGCATTTCATCAGGCGCGCACCTGCTTTTTATCCTCTTTTTGTTCCATCTTTCTAAGGTCTTCGTATCCACCCTAATCCTCTCAGTCCTTGAGAGTTCATTAACTCCAAACTTCTCTTTAGCTCATGCCACACCAGGATACATGGATGCTCTTACAGGATTGTGGAGAGGATTAGAATGGCTTCATGCCGAAGTTGGAATCGCATTTGGAGTTGATAGACCAGGCAGAAGCCATATTGATGGAGTTAAATTATCAAATAAAGGGATACTGGTCCCCAGGATCTTTACGTGGTTGCAATATCGAATCTTAATGATAAATTTTGGATTATCATAGGCAAAGAAGATAAAAGTGTTATCACCACAGTCATCCCATGGTGGTGAAGGTGGAGCAGAGAACCCACAGGTTAGCGTCCGAAAGGCTCGTTGGGAAGCCCGTCAGGATAGAGAAAAACCACGCGGAAGTCCTGTTGAAGACCACGGAGGAGATGGCCGTCGACGATTACGGGCTGGTCCACGGCGGCTTCACCTTTGGACTGGCGGACTACGCGGCCATGCTCGCCGTTAACGAGCCGACCGTCGTCCTCGGAAAGGCAGAGGTGAGGTTCCTGAGGCCCGTGAAAGCTGGAGACGAACTGCTCGCGAGGGCGGAAGTTACGGAGGACCTCGGGAGGAAGAAGGTGGTGAAGGCCGAGGTCTTCAGGGACGAGGAGAAGGTCTTCGAGGGAACCTTCCACTGCTACGTGCTTGAGAGGCACGTCCTCGGATGACCAAAATTTTTTAAGCCCTAATATCGTGTTTCGATATCGGTGTTCGATATGAAGTACCGGGATTTCCTGACCCTGCACGTCCTCCACCACGCGAACGAGGGGCCCGTGACGGGTTCCTTCATGATGGAAGAACTGAGAAGACACGGCTACCGTGTAAGCCCCGGTACCATCTACCCCCTCCTCCACTCCCTTGAGGGGAAAGGCCTCCTGAAGGGCCACCGGGAGGTCAGGAATGGGAGGCGGGTTCGGATCTATGAGATAACGGAAAGGGGAAAAAAAGTATTGGAAGAAGGCAGGAAAAAGCTTAGGGAACTGTGTAAGGAACTCCTGGAGGAATGAGAGATGGGGAATGAAGAAAAGAGGATCTTCGGCGTCAGCTGGACCGTCTTCATGCTCGGAATAGTCAGCTTCCTCAACGACATGAGCAGCGAGATGATAATACCCATTATGCCGAGCTACCTGACCGAGGTACTCGACGCTGGCAAACTCCTCAGCGGCTCGGTCATGGGCGCTATAGAGAGCATGAGCTCGCTCTTCAAGGTCGCCTTCGGCTACGTGAGCGACCGCTTCAGAAAGCGGAAGGTTTTTGTCTTTACGGGCTACGCCCTCTCCACCCTCGCCAAGGGAGCCCTCGCGTTCACCCGCTACTGGTGGGACTTCCTCATAATGAGGACCCTGGACAGGGTGGGCAAGGGAATACGAACCGCCCCGAGGGACGCGTTGATAGCCGAGTCGAGCGAGAAGGGAAAGACCGGGAGATCCTTCGGCTTCCACAGGATGATGGACACCCTCGGCGCCGTCGCAGGCCCACTGGTGGCGATAGGCTTAATCGAGCTCCTCAAAGGGCTTCCCGCCGAAAGGGCCTACCGCTACATCTTCCTGCTCTCGGCCGTACCCGGGATAATATCGCTTCTCGTGATAGCCCTCTTCGTAAGGGACAGGGGCGGTGAGGTCAAGAAGAAGATAAAGGGCATATCAACGCTAAAAGATAGGAACCTGCAGCTCTTCC encodes:
- a CDS encoding DUF2240 family protein, producing the protein MHPLKRAVEHKGSAEFTRSELVGILAFTLRIMDVKSAKELIARSIEGGLIEERNGRLVVNEALLGEEKRSEDIFGEMVDYIASVLGWEVEDVIEGIRAMRERYGDLDERVLAYLFGMDKGVDMSRFRERLEL
- a CDS encoding PaaI family thioesterase, with protein sequence MEQRTHRLASERLVGKPVRIEKNHAEVLLKTTEEMAVDDYGLVHGGFTFGLADYAAMLAVNEPTVVLGKAEVRFLRPVKAGDELLARAEVTEDLGRKKVVKAEVFRDEEKVFEGTFHCYVLERHVLG
- a CDS encoding PadR family transcriptional regulator, translated to MKYRDFLTLHVLHHANEGPVTGSFMMEELRRHGYRVSPGTIYPLLHSLEGKGLLKGHREVRNGRRVRIYEITERGKKVLEEGRKKLRELCKELLEE
- a CDS encoding MFS transporter; the encoded protein is MGNEEKRIFGVSWTVFMLGIVSFLNDMSSEMIIPIMPSYLTEVLDAGKLLSGSVMGAIESMSSLFKVAFGYVSDRFRKRKVFVFTGYALSTLAKGALAFTRYWWDFLIMRTLDRVGKGIRTAPRDALIAESSEKGKTGRSFGFHRMMDTLGAVAGPLVAIGLIELLKGLPAERAYRYIFLLSAVPGIISLLVIALFVRDRGGEVKKKIKGISTLKDRNLQLFLTVVAIGALGRYSYAFTMWKAQELGYSIVQSIAFYALFNLVYALSAYPIGTYSDGFGKKRMITLGFGVAALAALAFAYARDLYTLLLAFAVYGVYIAIEDTVPRAYMADLAREYEKGTVIGAYHTVFGVFVFPASVIAGFLWQSYSLTSAFTFSALMNVVAMVLMAFVREG